From the Tripterygium wilfordii isolate XIE 37 chromosome 6, ASM1340144v1, whole genome shotgun sequence genome, one window contains:
- the LOC120000286 gene encoding serine/threonine-protein kinase AFC2-like has protein sequence MEMDYFTEFPHNYMDRRPRKRPRVGWEMPQAHQKAQSGIFGGQDVGNGTSFQSSRVLTDNASLYVKGLAQKGSPPWRDDDKDGHYVFALGENLTSRYKIHRKIGEGTFGQVLECWDRDTREMVAIKVVRSIKKYREAAMVEINVLQLLRKYDGNGSRCVQIRNWFDHRNHICIVFEMLGPSLYDFLRKNNYRPFPVDLVRELGRQLLECVAFMHDLRLIHTDLKPENILFVSPEYVKIPDYKVTPRSPTEGVCYKRLPKSSAIKVIDFGSTAYEEQDHNYIVSTRHYRAPEVILGLGWSYQCDIWSAGCILVELCSGEALFQTHENLEHLAMMERVLGPLPQHMLKRADRHAEKYVRRGRLDWPDGATSRESIRAVLKLPRLQNLVMQHVDHSAGELIDLLQGLLRFDPSSRLTAHEALRHPFFRDHYRRY, from the exons ATGGACTATTTTAcggaatttcctcacaattacATGGATCGTCGTCCCCGAAAGAGGCCTAGGGTGGGTTGGGAAATGCCCCAAGCTCATCAGAAG GCTCAGTCAGGAATTTTTGGTGGACAAGATGTTGGAAATGGAACAAGCTTTCAATCATCAAGGGTACTCACAGACAATGCCAGTCTATATGTAAAGGGATTAGCTCAAAAAGGATCACCCCCCTGGCGAGATGATGACAAAGATGGACATTACGTTTTTGCTCTCGGAGAAAATTTAACTTCTCGCT ATAAGATCCACAGAAAAATTGGTGAAG GCACCTTTGGTCAGGTCTTGGAATGTTGGGATCGGGATACAAGAGAGATGGTTGCCATAAAAGTAGTGCGGAGTATTAAGAAATACCGCGAAGCTGCAATGGTAGAAATTAATGTGCTCCAACTTCTCCGAAAATATGATGGGAATGGAAGTCG TTGTGTACAAATACGGAACTGGTTTGACCATCGTAACCATATTTGTATT GTATTTGAGATGCTTGGGCCAAGCTTATACGATTTTCTTCGGAAAAATAATTACCGCCCATTTCCGGTTGATCTTGTCCGCGAGCTTGGCAGACAACTTTTGGAATGTGTGGCAT TCATGCATGATTTGCGACTAATCCATACTGACCTGAAGCCTGAAAACATACTTTTTGTTTCTCCAGAATACGTAAAGATACCTGACTACAAG GTTACTCCGAGGTCACCAACTGAGGGAGTATGCTACAAGAGGTTGCCAAAATCAAGTGCTATTAAGGTCATTGATTTTGGCAGCACAGCTTACGAGGAACAAGATCACAACTATATTGTCTCAACTAGGCACTACCGTGCACCTGAAGTTATTCTTG GTCTTGGATGGAGTTATCAATGTGATATATGGAGTGCCGGTTGTATCTTGGTAGAGTTATGCTCG gGAGAAGCTTTATTTCAGACACATGAGAACTTAGAGCACCTGGCCATGATGGAGAGGGTTTTAGGCCCATTACCACAGCACATGTTGAAAAGAGCAGA CCGTCATGCTGAGAAATATGTTAGAAGGGGTAGGTTGGACTGGCCAGATGGTGCAACCTCAAGGGAAAGCATAAGAGCCGTTCTGAAGCTACCCCGCCTCCAG AATCTAGTAATGCAGCATGTTGATCACTCTGCTGGGGAGCTTATTGACCTTTTGCAAGGTCTCCTTAGGTTTGATCCATCCAGCAGATTAACTGCTCATGAGGCCCTTAGACACCCCTTCTTCAGGGATCACTACAGGAGATACTAA
- the LOC120000419 gene encoding protein-tyrosine-phosphatase MKP1-like, with amino-acid sequence MLGQEDKDRLAGGVARRAYLRSVSWSDRSPNRPNPKPQTNSKARACLPPLQPLSITRHPVEEWPKPGSDDLGVWPNPQTPRESIKALDKSNPGQPTVREFEFKKDKLAFFDKECSRIADHIYLGSDAVAKNRTILSQNGITHVLNCVGFVCPEYFKSDLVYKTLWLQDSPSEDITSILYDVFDYFEDVREQGGRVLVHCCQGVSRSTSLVIAYLMWREGQSFEDAFQYVKAARGVTNPNMGFSCQLLQCQKRVHATPASPNSMLRMYRMAPHSSYDPLHLVPKMLSHPGVKGLDSRGAFIVHVPSAIYVWMGKNCSSAMSNQAVVAANQVIRYERAQGPTLSIKEGEEPPEFWEALACGQFLADGCNKVEIDKEEATSCRNNKMTAVVHTRVGERKVDEYDLDFELFHKALAGGVVPPFSVSNNGSETCLPARENGWSRLRQKFAQGMMKELVTAAKVNCETVPFSDGSQMEIDASKEVEHPVSLIECSSPLSPSARCSPDSFDCFPDSSASRISDTCKEAEYSTSLTDSSLPPRSPYGSPDSFSCLRDRSPKFGSKSPTLSPSTSDYSSSSFTFSPSSSNWSDLSRQPSPSGLEAVDPFSVKKSFSYDNYGRPYEKTAPLPADAFSAGPTLRVANTCFPCKGSSLSIAERRGSNPPPRMFLQSVDEPSQGSKNLTRSWSFSLPDIDDDMMMDVQGDQIENESEELVLGAVLASAVKDSEGETESKEVSGKFHRPSVDGIIRPTTPILYQWPTMNKVDMNFFCELDAKSIYMLLAPNVSLDSDNPCNLFVWLGREVFCEEELNQSINTGGTCKNSHLQWEMIGRNFLDQMNLPVNIPVQMVVEGMEPEEFLSHLNCFSFQKLERKSHC; translated from the exons ATGTTAGGCCAGGAAGACAAGGACCGGCTTGCCGGTGGTGTTGCCCGGAGGGCTTATCTACGGTCAGTTTCATGGAGTGATCGGTCACCAAACAGACCTAACCCCAAACCCCAAACCAACAGTAAGGCTAGAGCTTGTTTGCCACCTCTGCAGCCTCTTTCCATCACACGCCACCCCGTTGAGGAGTGGCCAAAGCCCGGCTCTGATGACCTTGGTGTGTGGCCAAATCCTCAAACCCCAAGAGAGTCGATTAAGGCCCTTGATAAGTCTAATCCAGGACAACCAACAGTGAGAGAATTCGAGTTTAAGAAGGATAAGCTCGCCTTTTTCGATAAGGAATGTTCAAGGATTGCTGATCACATTTATTTAGGAAGTGATGCTGTTGCAAAGAATCGCACGATTTTGAGTCAGAATGGGATTACACATGTTCTGAATTGTGTTGGTTTTGTGTGTCCTGAGTATTTTAAGAGCGATCTTGTGTACAAGACACTTTGGTTGCAAGATAGTCCCTCAGAGGATATTACTAGCATACTCTATGATGTGTTTGATTATTTTGAGGATGTTCGAGAGCAAGGTGGGCGAGTTTTGGTGCATTGTTGCCAGGGAGTTTCACGGTCGACATCATTGGTCATTGCATACCTCATGTGGAGAGAGGGGCAAAGCTTTGAAGATGCCTTTCAATATGTAAAAGCAGCAAGAGGGGTCACTAATCCAAATATGGGTTTTTCTTGCCAACTTCTGCAGTGCCAGAAGCGGGTGCATGCGACACCTGCCAGCCCAAATTCTATGCTTAGGATGTATCGGATGGCCCCGCACTCATCATATGATCCTCTTCATTTGGTACCAAAAATGTTAAGCCACCCAGGTGTAAAAGGGCTTGATTCACGCGGGGCATTCATTGTGCATGTTCCTTCTGCTATATATGTTTGGATGGGGAAGAATTGTAGCTCTGCAATGTCAAATCAAGCTGTGGTGGCTGCCAATCAAGTCATCCGGTATGAAAGGGCGCAAGGTCCAACTTTGAGCATTAAAGAGGGGGAGGAGCCTCCAGAATTTTGGGAAGCTCTTGCTTGTGGACAATTCCTGGCAGATGGTTGCAACAAGGTGGAGATAGACAAAGAGGAAGCCACGTCTTGCAGGAACAATAAGATGACTGCAGTTGTTCATACTCGGGTTGGTGAAAGGAAGGTTGATGAATATGATTTGGACTTTGAACTCTTCCACAAGGCCCTTGCTGGTGGAGTTGTTCCTCCCTTTTCAGTATCAAACAATGGTTCAGAAACTTGCCTTCCTGCCAGAGAAAATGGATGGAGCAGACTAAGGCAGAAGTTTGCCCAAGGTATGATGAAAGAGTTGGTCACAGCAGCTAAAGTGAATTGTGAGACTGTTCCATTCAGTGATGGATCCCAAATGGAGATAGATGCTTCGAAAGAAGTGGAACACCCTGTTTCCTTGATCGAGTGTTCATCACCGTTGTCACCATCTGCACGTTGCTCACCTGATTCCTTTGATTGTTTTCCAGACAGCAGTGCAAGTAGGATAAGTGATACTTGTAAGGAAGCTGAATACTCTACTTCTCTTACTGATTCTTCATTGCCACCAAGGTCTCCCTATGGTTCTCCAGATTCTTTTTCTTGCTTACGAGACAGGAGCCCAAAGTTTGGTTCCAAATCCCCTACTCTTTCACCTTCTACTTCTGATTACTCCTCCAGCTCATTTACATTTTCACCCTCATCTTCTAATTGGTCTGATTTGTCTCGACAACCCTCACCTTCTGGCTTGGAGGCCGTAGATCCTTTTTCTGTTAAAAAATCTTTCTCGTATGATAACTATGGTCGACCATATGAGAAAACGGCTCCTTTGCCTGCAGATGCATTTTCAGCTGGTCCTACTTTGAGAGTGGCAAATACTTGTTTTCCATGTAAGGGGAGCTCTCTCTCTATTGCTGAACGTAGAGGGAGCAATCCTCCACCCCGTATGTTCTTACAATCAGTAGATGAACCATCTCAAGGTTCCAAAAACCTGACGAGGTCATGGTCTTTTTCTCTGCCTGACATTGATGATGACATGATGATGGATGTTCAAGGTGACCAAATCGAGAATGAAAGTGAAGAGCTAGTGTTAGGTGCTGTCCTTGCTAGTGCTGTCAAAGATTCTGAAGGTGAGACTGAATCTAAAGAGGTATCTGGCAAGTTTCACCGTCCATCGGTTGATGGGATTATTAGACCTACAACACCTATTCTCTACCAGTGGCCTACCATGAATAAAGTGGACATGAATTTCTTCTGTGAGCTTGATGCTAAGTCAATTTATATGTTGTTGGCTCCAAATGTTAGCTTGGACTCAGATAATCCTTGTAATTTATTTGTGTGGCTTGGGCGTGAAGTTTTCTGTGAAGAAGAGCTTAATCAATCTATAAACACTGGTGGAACTTGCAAGAATAGTCATCTGCAATGGGAGATGATCGGTCGCAACTTTCTGGACCAAATGAATTTACCAGTGAATATTCCTGTACAG ATGGTTGTAGAAGGTATGGAGCCAGAGGAGTTTCTTAGCCATCTCAACTGTTTCTCATTTCAAAAGTTGGAACGGAAGAGCCACTGTTAA
- the LOC120000285 gene encoding pentatricopeptide repeat-containing protein At1g13040, mitochondrial-like, with translation MHHTLGAHRLIYRARISNHVKAGLIDQAIQVFDEMTQTDCGIFSVDCNRFIGVLIRQSRFGLAQHYYHKMLPLGFSLTSFTYSRYISGLCQIEDFSTIGCLFSDMERLGLLPGIWAFNIYLNFLCGGNRIELALAVFYSMAKRGREPDVVTYTIIIDGLCKVCRFHEAVRVWHHMIDKGIRPDNKACGALVIGLCEGGKVDLAYELTVGSMKDAGAQFSILVYNALISGFCKADRIDKAQAMELFMRRNECKPDLVTYNVFLNYCCDKLMLEEAGKLIKKMEGSGIEPDIYSYNQLLKGLCKANRPDKAYLLMENKMQPKGLFDIVSYNTLIEAFCKPRHTRMAYKLFEEMGSEGIAPDVVTVTILIKTFLREGSSDVAEKLLDKMKVTGLLPDRIFFTTLVHHLCTTGNIGMAHSVFRDMVDQGINPDAISYNALINGLCKSSGVSEAMNLYEGMHTRGCDPDEVTYNLIIGGLIRENKLPVACGVWDQMMEKGFTLDNGVSDLLIEAIYT, from the coding sequence ATGCATCATACTCTGGGTGCGCACCGCCTCATATACCGAGCTCGTATTTCTAATCACGTAAAAGCTGGCCTAATCGATCAGGCAATCCAGGTATTCGACGAAATGACCCAAACAGATTGCGGAATATTTAGCGTAGATTGCAACCGATTTATTGGCGTTTTAATCCGACAATCCCGCTTCGGCCTAGCTCAGCATTATTATCACAAAATGCTCCCTCTAGGATTCTCTTTAACCTCATTTACATATTCCCGTTACATTTCTGGTTTATGCCAAATTGAGGACTTTAGTACAATTGGCTGCTTATTTTCAGATATGGAGAGGCTGGGGTTGCTGCCAGGTATTTGGgcctttaatatttatttaaattttttgtgtGGTGGAAATAGAATAGAGTTGGCTCTAGCGGTGTTTTATAGCATGgcgaagagagggagagagcctGATGTTGTAACATATACCATTATCATTGATGGGTTGTGCAAAGTATGCAGGTTTCATGAAGCTGTTCGAGTTTGGCATCATATGATTGACAAAGGGATTAGACCGGATAATAAGGCCTGTGGGGCACTTGTAATTGGGTTATGCGAGGGAGGGAAAGTGGATTTGGCATATGAGCTTACAGTTGGTTCGATGAAGGATGCTGGTGCTCAGTTCAGCATTTTGGTGTACAATGCTTTGATTAGTGGTTTTTGTAAAGCTGATAGGATTGATAAGGCGCAAGCAATGGAGTTGTTTATGAGGAGGAATGAATGTAAACCAGATTTAGTTACCTATAACGTGTTCTTAAATTATTGTTGTGATAAACTTATGTTGGAAGAGGCTGGGAAGTTGATCAAGAAGATGGAAGGGAGTGGGATAGAACCCGATATCTATAGTTATAATCAGCTGCTTAAGGGCCTTTGTAAAGCCAACCGCCCAGATAAAGCTTACTTGCTAATGGAGAATAAGATGCAACCGAAAGGATTGTTTGACATTGTTTCTTATAATACTCTTATTGAGGCATTTTGCAAGCCACGCCACACTAGAATGGCTTACAAGCTCTTTGAGGAAATGGGTTCAGAGGGAATTGCACCGGATGTGGTGACAGTCACTATTCTAATAAAAACTTTTCTTAGAGAAGGTAGTTCTGATGTAGCAGAAAAACTACTTGATAAGATGAAAGTGACAGGCCTGTTACCTGATCGtattttttttacaactttAGTGCATCACCTATGCACTACTGGAAACATTGGGATGGCTCATAGTGTGTTCCGTGATATGGTAGATCAGGGAATTAACCCTGATGCTATTTCATACAATGCCCTCATAAATGGGCTTTGCAAGTCTTCTGGAGTCAGTGAAGCCATGAATCTATATGAGGGAATGCATACCCGAGGATGTGATCCTGATGAGGTAACTTACAACTTGATAATTGGAGGGCTTATACGGGAAAATAAGCTTCCGGTGGCCTGTGGGGTTTGGGATCAGATGATGGAGAAAGGATTTACTCTTGATAATGGTGTTTCAGACTTATTAATTGAAGCCATATATACATGA